CGGATCCGCAGGCTTAACCCGGCAGGACGGTAGCATTTAAGCTGCTACAGCGTAGTTATAATCGTCTGCGATTATATTTATTTCCGCCAATTAACGAGCTGGCAGCCCCTCGGTATGCAGCCCAAGCTTCTTTATCCCCGTCGAAGCCGTTTCGCCCCCCTGTTGTTGAAGGTCCCATTTGATTTAAAGATTTTTAAACCAATTAACGACTAAATGATAAGCAAAAAAACCCATAATGTCAAGATTCCGCTCTGGGTTTCAAGGGGTGCGGAAAACCTGCCGCGCCCGAAGGTTTCATCCCAGGAAAACATCCGCCAGCACCCGGCGGTTGTCAGCCCCTTTCCTTGCGGGCGCGGTCCAGTTCGCGGGTTTCATCGCGTTTGCGAATGGCCTCGCGCTTGTCGTAGCTGCGCTTTCCCCGGGCAAGGGCGATGACCACCTTGACCTTGCCGCGCTTGAAGTAGATCCGCAGGGGCACCAGGGCATAGCCCTTTTCGTTGACCTTGCCGTAGAGGCGTTTGATTTCATGGGCGTGCAGGAGCAGCTTGCGGGGCCGCAGGGGGTCATGATTGTCGTAGTGCGCAAAGGGGTAGGGGCTGATGTGCATCTGGTAGAGAAACACCTCACCGTTGACCACCCTGGCATAGGCGTCCTTGAGGTTGGCGCGCCCCATGCGCAGCGACTTGACCTCCGTACCCGTCAGAACCATGCCCGCCTCGAACTGCTCGTCCAGGTGGTAGTTGTGGCGCGCCTTGCGGTTTTCGGTGACAATTTTGACGTTTTCGCCAGCCAAAACGGGTTTCCCCTTCTACCAGTCAATGCCGTCGACGGGTACCTGGAATTTTTGGGACACGATCCCGCCGTAGGAGTCATGGATCAGCCGGCTGATCTCCGCCGAGGAGGTCACCTCGAGGATTTTGCGGAAAAAGCCGCAGGCCTCCTCCCGGCTGAGGGACCGGATCATGCTTTTGACCACCGGCATGGAGCGGGGGTTGACACTGAGCTCTTCCAGCCCCAGGCCCAACAGAATCGGCATGTTCATGGGGTCGCCGGCCATCTCACCGCACATGAAGAGTTTCACGCCGGTTTTGGTGGCGACTTTGGAGAGGTGGTGCAGCATGCGCAGAATCGCCGGGTGCAGCGGGCTGTAGAGATGCGCCACTTCCCGGTTGCCGCGGTCGATCGCCAGGGTGTACTGGATCAGGTCATTGGTGCCGATGCTGAAAAAATCCACCTCGCGCGCCAGGATATCGGCTATCACCACCGCCGAGGGCACCTCGATCATGATGCCGGTTTCGATCTCGCGGTTGAAGGGCACCCCTTCCTTTTCCAGCGCGGCGGCGCATTGCGCCAAGAGCCGTTTGGCTTCCTTAACCTCGGCGAGGCTGGCGATCATCGGAAACATCACCCGCACATTGCCGTGGGCCGAGGCCCGCAGGATGGCCCGCAGCTGGGTCTTGAAAACCTGTGGTTTCTTCAAACAGTAGCGAATGGCCCGCAGGCCCAGGGCCGGGTTGGTCTCGGGGGCCGCCCCCGACGTGTAGGAGACGACCTTGTCGCCGTTGATGTCCAGGGTGCGGATGGTGACCGGCAGGGGCGCCATCACCTCGACGACGTCGCGATACTTGTCGTAGAGCTCGAACTCGGTGGGAAAATCGGAGCGGCTCAGGTATTGGAATTCGGTGCGGTACAACCCGATGCCTTCGCCGCCGTTGTCGATCACCGAGACCACCTCTTCGGGCAGTTCGATATTGCCCATCACCTTCAACCGGAAGCCGTCCACAGTTTCGGCGGGCAGGTGGCTGTCGCGGGTGATGGCGGCCCGGAAGCGCTCGTAGCCGATGCGGCGCTCCTCGTAGCGCAGCAGGGTCTGTTCTTCGGGATTGACGATCAGCACCCCTTCCGAGCCGTCCACGATGATGATGTCGTCGTTTTTGACGATCCGGGTGGCGGCGTCCAGCCCCAACACGGCGGGGATTTCCAGGGCCTGGGCAATGATTCCGGTGTGGGAGGCCTTGCCGCCGCGATCGGTGACAAAGCCCATGATACGCTCGAGCTGGATCTGGCTGGTCTCAGAGGGCGATAGATCGTGGGCCACGAGGATCACGCGTTTGTCGATTTCGGCGATCTTGATGCTGTTGGCGCCCACCAGGTTGCGTAAAATCAGGTCGGATACGTGCTCGATGTCGGCCACCCGGGCCTTGAGATAGGGATCGGCCATTTTGGCGAACATGGCCTTGACGTTGCCCACCACGGTGCGCAGGGCCCATTCGGCGTTGAAGCGCTTTTTTTCGATGATATCGATGGTGCGGTTGTAGAGCATCTTGTCCTTGAGCAGGACCAGGTGGGTTTCCAGGATCAGGGCATGCTCGCGCAGATCCTCGGGGGTGCGGTCGATGATGGCGCGCACCTCGTCGGTGGCTTTCTTGACCGCGGCCTTGAAGCGCTTGATCTCGTCATTGAGCCGCCCCTTGGGTACCAGGTAGCGTTTGACCACGTCGACGCCCTCGCGGTCGACCAGGTAGGCCTTGCCGATGCAGATGCCCGGTGAAGCGCTGATGCCTTTCAGGCGGATTTCGCCGCCCTGTTCGTGGGACATATTACGCTATTCTCCAAACCCGTTTTCAATCAGTGCTGCGATCCGGTCAAGAATCGCGCGGTCCGACGGACTGTCGACTTTGAGGGTGATCACCGTATTCTTGGCGCATGCCAGCGACAGGAGATCGATGATGCTGGCGGCATCGGCCGCTTGCCCGCCCTTGATCAGCCACACCCCCGCTGCGGCATTTTTGGCGAGCGCCGCTATTTTGGCCGCCGAGCGCGCATGCAGCCCGAGTTCGTTGACAATCAACAGTTCGCGCGACAATGGCCCGTCAGGGTGTTCCATTAGGCAAAACGATATGGGGCTCCGGCATTAAAGGGTCCCGGTCGGCCTCCATTCAAAAGCCCTCAACCCAGCCCCAGGGTGCAAAACACGATGGGCCGGGAGAGGGCGGATGAGATTCGGGGATCTTCCGAGGCCGCGGCACAAAAGACGAACCCGCCGGCCGGTTTTGGGGCCGCCGGCGACGGGTCGTCCACCGGCCCGTATCCGGCGACGGCCTCCGGGGAGCTTAAAATCCGTCAGCCTCGCGGGGCATTCCCGGCGGTATTTTTCGGGGGCACACCCCCTGCGGAAAGTGCCTAAGTACCAGCCCAGGTTGAATATGTCAACGCGAAATCATTGACAAGGCCCGAAAATCCTGTTAGCTTCCCGGCGTTCTAACTATTGGACAATATTTTAATTTCACACCAATTTTCAACCGCCTGACGCCTCCTTTGCGCGCATCGTCCGGCGACAGGGCACGGCACCCGCGCCTGATGGGTCCATGGAAAACCAGTTTCTCATCGAAGACCTTAAGATCGGCGAGTCCGCGCGCCTCTTTAAGATCATGGGCGAATTTGTGGACGGCATCGAGGCCCTGCACGGCTTGGGCCCGGCGGTGACGATCTTCGGATCGGCCCGGATCGCCCCCGAAGACCCGATCTATGCCAAAGCCGAAGCCATCGCGGCGTGCTTTGCCCGGGCCGATTTCGCCGTCATCACCGGCGGGGGCGGGGGCGTGATGGAGGCCGCAAATAAGGGCGCCCTGGAGGCGGGCGGGGCGTCGGTGGGGCTCAACATCCGCCTGCCCTTCGAACAAAAGCCCAACCGCTTCACCCGCATTCGACTGGAGTTCAAGTATTTTTTCACCCGCAAGGTGATGCTGGTCAAATATGCCACCGCCTATATCGTCATGCCGGGCGGCTTCGGCACCCTGGACGAACTCTTCGAGGCGGTCACCCTGATCCAGACCC
This sequence is a window from Desulfobacteraceae bacterium. Protein-coding genes within it:
- the ptsP gene encoding phosphoenolpyruvate--protein phosphotransferase, with protein sequence MSHEQGGEIRLKGISASPGICIGKAYLVDREGVDVVKRYLVPKGRLNDEIKRFKAAVKKATDEVRAIIDRTPEDLREHALILETHLVLLKDKMLYNRTIDIIEKKRFNAEWALRTVVGNVKAMFAKMADPYLKARVADIEHVSDLILRNLVGANSIKIAEIDKRVILVAHDLSPSETSQIQLERIMGFVTDRGGKASHTGIIAQALEIPAVLGLDAATRIVKNDDIIIVDGSEGVLIVNPEEQTLLRYEERRIGYERFRAAITRDSHLPAETVDGFRLKVMGNIELPEEVVSVIDNGGEGIGLYRTEFQYLSRSDFPTEFELYDKYRDVVEVMAPLPVTIRTLDINGDKVVSYTSGAAPETNPALGLRAIRYCLKKPQVFKTQLRAILRASAHGNVRVMFPMIASLAEVKEAKRLLAQCAAALEKEGVPFNREIETGIMIEVPSAVVIADILAREVDFFSIGTNDLIQYTLAIDRGNREVAHLYSPLHPAILRMLHHLSKVATKTGVKLFMCGEMAGDPMNMPILLGLGLEELSVNPRSMPVVKSMIRSLSREEACGFFRKILEVTSSAEISRLIHDSYGGIVSQKFQVPVDGIDW
- a CDS encoding TIGR00730 family Rossman fold protein, giving the protein MENQFLIEDLKIGESARLFKIMGEFVDGIEALHGLGPAVTIFGSARIAPEDPIYAKAEAIAACFARADFAVITGGGGGVMEAANKGALEAGGASVGLNIRLPFEQKPNRFTRIRLEFKYFFTRKVMLVKYATAYIVMPGGFGTLDELFEAVTLIQTHRIQPHPIILVGSDYWSGLLNWIRQQLAVRGLISAEDLDLLRVIDDPDDIVQAVREKVIL
- the smpB gene encoding SsrA-binding protein SmpB yields the protein MAGENVKIVTENRKARHNYHLDEQFEAGMVLTGTEVKSLRMGRANLKDAYARVVNGEVFLYQMHISPYPFAHYDNHDPLRPRKLLLHAHEIKRLYGKVNEKGYALVPLRIYFKRGKVKVVIALARGKRSYDKREAIRKRDETRELDRARKERG
- a CDS encoding HPr family phosphocarrier protein, with amino-acid sequence MEHPDGPLSRELLIVNELGLHARSAAKIAALAKNAAAGVWLIKGGQAADAASIIDLLSLACAKNTVITLKVDSPSDRAILDRIAALIENGFGE